A part of Scleropages formosus chromosome 3, fSclFor1.1, whole genome shotgun sequence genomic DNA contains:
- the LOC108935261 gene encoding leucine-rich repeat-containing protein 7-like, with the protein MDNQSAIQLQCLEMTTKRKIIGRLVPCRCFRGEEEVISVLDYSHCSLQQVPKEIFSFERTLEELYLDANQIEELPKQLFSCQALRKLSIPDNDLSSLPTTIASLVNLKELDISKNGIQEFPENIKGCKCLSIVEASVNPISKLPDGFTHLLNLTQLFLNDAFLEQLPANFGKLSKLRILELRENHLKTLPKSLQKLSQLERLDLGSNEFAELPEALEHIQNLKELWMDNNSLLTLPGFIGKLKHLTYLDLSKNRLESLDMNISGCEALEDLLLSSNMLQQLPDSIGMLKKLTTLKVDENQLTSLPNTIGSLSLLEEFDCSSNELQSLPPAIGYLHNLRTFAADENFLLDLPREIGSCKNVTVMSLRSNKLEFLPEEIGQMTKLRVLNLSDNRLKNLPLTFAKLKDLAALWLSDNQSKALIPLQSEANPETKQRVLTNYMFPQQPRHDEEYQSDSDSFNLALWEEERQKRMTVAFEFEDKKDEEDSAGKVKVEINLKRYPTPYPEDMKNMAKSAQTLVGHAGHALGPEIRPAVMPMEHHAKEQYEHGWPMAPKEAVVDMAAQLEVAAKVLKTGREPTSYNLAVRLTDREGQDYQKTQIIERGIGHNTAIDIPAHNEKEDLTESSEDSPNDIRISDMRSTPVEAPMFKPKVILLGKNKPGSTDEPEAEKTLGINNSGSSATYSDYSPSQTSSGSSNPLANMAGQQPVVKSTEPPPHWADRPGQPIPPPMEKPFMNQRATNTLQQHTERRPLSSTFNSWNESSQYDNTDFGAVEAPVEVQSTAKPTLGPRSNSAQGRRALMRQERVVAMSQEMDQAPKPFHAPEPEVPPPPNPWQNWTRTPSPLEDRTAFPSKMELTPASSPKPTHKQLEQMGEHPGTISRSALESKDAGRIGSQSNLLTHLQGGQNLPKNTVTISKSSERLYPMIKDVKTKFKKSQSIDELDIGSCKVHNAPHDSYGSSMENQGSMDRPDIPPPYEHSISRSHSAPMLDDDTDDFGTTPSSEDQKTSIPKKVFHFDQSFNPQGPMEMMNPERRAPPPFPSTTMYINQAGKTLPKELVSPRTYKGYPPMEQMFQFTQTSANKEPTSQQFQSQRSRPGCLRRADSLVSSTELAHFRRVVEAQEMQSYGQQHPKAMLEHQARLSTKTESQFYKGTGRYDGDYTPYQEPKPSIAAYPTKSLAQRRPLSARSYSIESYGASHARPVSARPTMAALMEKMPSDYNLSTCMEKNNDGDDELWSEHNKMPVDWRQQLLRHIDAKRLDWQGNVLDNRKGDMSNTTLRASYALGRRDVPPDNIKKAGTHALQNQTMNVISATPPHRPAQELHEGPIHKIPLQQYPTGLPASTTCPRPQSAHCLSQTKGQKSIDGYKEQFCVRIERNPRLGFSNSGGISGQRKPLEPADVAIFLGRVQPDEPASDVLQPGDKILKANGRSLYAWNTKRP; encoded by the exons ATGGACAACCAGTCGGCCATTCAAC tgCAGTGTCTGGAGATGACAACAAAGAGGAAGATCATCGGCCGCCTGGTGCCGTGCCGATGCTTCCgaggggaggaggaggtcaTCTCCGTGCTGGACTACTCCCACTGCAGCTTGCAGCAGGTGCCCAAGGAGATCTTCAGCTTTGAGCGCACACTGGAGGAGCTCTACCTGGATGCCAACCAGATTGAGGAGCTGCCCAAG CAACTCTTCAGTTGTCAAGCGCTGAGGAAACTGAGCATACCCGACAATGACCTCTCGAGCCTGCCGACCACCATCGCAAGCCTTGTCAATCTAAAAGAGCTTGACATCAGTAAAAACG GCATTCAGGAGTTCCCTGAAAACATAAAGGGCTGCAAATGTCTATCCATTGTGGAAGCCAGTGTTAATCCAATTTCCAA GCTCCCAGATGGGTTCACCCACCTCCTCAACCTGACACAGCTGTTCTTAAATGATGCCTTTCTGGAACAGCTCCCTGCCAACTTCGGAAA ATTATCGAAACTGCGCATTCTGGAACTCAGAGAAAATCACCTCAAAACATTGCCAAA GTCATTGCAAAAACTGTCCCAGCTGGAGCGGTTAGATCTGGGCAGCAATGAATTTGCTGAACTG CCAGAGGCCCTGGAACACATACAGAACCTGAAGGAGCTTTGGATGGATAACAACTCCCTCCTGACGCTGCCTGGG TTCATAGGGAAGCTGAAGCACTTGACGTACCTGGATTTGTCCAAGAACAGGCTGGAGTCCCTGGACATGAATATTTCTGGATGCGAGGCGCTGGAAGACCTCCTTCTGTCCTCCAACATGCTCCAGCAGCTGCCCGACTCCATCG GAATGTTGAAAAAACTGACAACTCTAAAAGTAGATGAAAACCAACTAACCTCATTACCTAATACCATTGGGAG TTTATCACTTTTAGAGGAGTTTGACTGCAGTTCCAACGAGCTGCAGTCCCTCCCGCCAGCCATCGGCTATCTGCACAATCTCCGAACCTTTGCGGCAGATGAAAACTTCCTTTTAGACTTGCCCAGAGAG ATAGGGAGCTGCAAGAATGTCACAGTCATGTCTCTGCGCTCCAACAAGCTGGAGTTCCTGCCTGAAGAGATTGGACAGATGACCAAACTGCGAGTGCTCAACCTGAGTGACAACAG GTTGAAGAATTTGCCTCTGACATTTGCAAAGCTAAAGGACCTGGCTGCACTGTGGCTATCAGACAATCAG TCCAAGGCACTCATCCCCCTGCAGTCCGAGGCCAACCCCGAGACCAAGCAGAGGGTCCTCACTAACTACATGTTCCCTCAGCAGCCACGGCATGATGAAG AATACCAGTCAGACAGTGACAGCTTCAACCTAGCCCTCTGGGAGGAGGAGAGGCAAAAGCGCATGACCGTTGCCTTTGAATTCGAAGACAAGAAAGATGAGGAAGACAGTGCTGGGAAAGTCAAG GTTGAAATCAATCTGAAACGCTACCCCACGCCTTACCCGGAGGACATGAAGAACATGGCAAAGTCGGCACAGACCCTAGTGGGTCACGCAGGACACGCCCTTGGCCCAGAGATCCGCCCCGCAGTCATGCCCATGGAGCACCACGCCAAGGAACAGTATGAGCACGGCTGGCCAATGGCCCCAAAGGAGGCTGTCGTTGACATGGCAGCCCAATTGGAGGTGGCTGCCAAGGTTCTCAAAACCGGCAGAGAGCCCACGAGCTACAACTTAGCAGTAAGA CTGACCGACAGAGAAGGTCAGGATTACCAGAAAACGCAGATCATCGAACGGGGGATTGGCCACAACACTGCCATTGACATTCCTGCCCACAACGAGAAGGAAGATTTGACCGAGAGCTCTGAG GATTCCCCCAATGACATTCGCATTTCCGACATGAGATCAACGCCAGTGGAGGCCCCCATGTTCAAGCCAAAGGTCATCTTACTGGGCAAGAACAAACCAG GCTCAACTGATGAACCCGAGGCTGAAAAAACACTCGGGATTAACAACAGTGGCTCCTCAGCCACATACTCGGACTACTCCCCATCCCAGACCTCCTCTGGTTCCTCCAACCCTCTGGCAAACATGGCAGGCCAGCAGCCTGTGGTAAAGAGCACAGAGCCCCCACCCCACTGGGCAGACAG GCCAGGTCAGCCCATCCCCCCACCCATGGAGAAGCCATTCATGAACCAGAGGGCGACAAACACCTTGCAGCAGCACACTGAGAGACGGCCCCTCAGCAGCACTTTCAACAGCTGGAACGAGAGCTCTCAGTACGACAACACCGACTTTGGGGCCGTGGAGGCCCCTGTGGAGGTCCAGAGCACTGCCAAACCCACACTGGGGCCTAGAAGCAACTCAGCTCAAGGTCGACGAGCGCTTATGAGGCAGGAGCGGGTGGTGGCAATGTCCCAGGAGATGGACCAAGCACCTAAACCCTTCCATGCGCCAGAGCCTGAAGTGCCTCCACCACCAAACCCCTGGCAAAACTGGACAAGGACCCCTAGTCCCCTCGAGGACAGGACAGCCTTCCCTTCAAAGATGGAGCTGACCCCTGCAAGCAGTCCTAAACCTACTCACAAGCAGCTGGAGCAGATGGGAGAGCACCCTGGCACAATCTCCAGGAGTGCCCTGGAGTCCAAGGATGCAGGTAGAATTGGCAGCCAAAGCAACCTTCTGACTCACCTCCAAGGCGGCCAGAATCTCCCGAAGAACACTGTTACCATCAGCAAGAGCTCAGAGAGACTCTACCCCATGATTAAAGATGTGAAGACAAAGTTCAAGAAGTCACAGAGTATTGACGAACTGGATATTGGTTCCTGCAAGGTTCACAATGCCCCACATGATAGCTATGGCTCCAGCATGGAGAACCAGGGGAGTATGGACAGGCCAGACATCCCCCCACCTTACGAACACAGCATATCACGCAGCCACTCCGCCCCCATGCTGGATGATGACACAGATGACTTTGGCACCACACCAAGCTCAGAGGATCAGAAAACTTCCATTCCAAAGAAAGTTTTCCACTTTGACCAAAGCTTCAACCCCCAGGGCCCCATGGAGATGATGAACCCTGAAAGGAGGGCCCCGCCACCTTTCCCCAGCACAACCATGTACATCAATCAGGCAGGCAAGACCCTCCCGAAGGAGCTGGTGAGCCCCAGGACCTACAAGGGCTATCCCCCAATGGAGCAGATGTTTCAGTTCACACAGACCTCAGCCAACAAGGAGCCAACAAGTCAGCAGTTTCAAAGTCAGAGGTCGCGGCCAGGCTGTCTTCGGAGGGCGGACTCCTTAGTTAGCTCCACAGAGTTAGCGCATTTCCGTCGTGTGGTGGAAGCCCAGGAGATGCAGTCCTACGGCCAGCAGCATCCCAAGGCCATGCTGGAACATCAGGCCAGGTTGTCCACCAAGACTGAATCACAGTTCTATAAGGGAACTGGCAGGTACGATGGTGACTACACACCATACCAGGAGCCCAAACCATCTATAGCAGCATACCCTACCAAGAGCCTGGCTCAACGGCGCCCTCTGTCAGCCAGGAGCTACAGCATAGAAAGCTATGGAGCGTCACATGCACGACCTGTGTCTGCCAGGCCTACTATGGCTGCCTTGATGGAGAAGATGCCATCAGATTACAACCTGAGCACCTGCATGGAGAAGAACAATGATGGGGATGATGAGCTGTGGTCTGAACACAACAAAATGCCAGTGGACTGGAGGCAGCAGCTACTGAGGCATATAGATGCTAAAAGACTAGACTGG CAGGGCAATGTTTTAGATAACAGAAAAGGAGATATGTCTAACACCACCTTGCGGGCCTCGTACGCCCTGGGCAGGAGAGATGTGCCACCAGACAACATCAAGAAG